The genomic stretch AAAAGCCAGGCTGGCTTTCCTTACCACCGAAGGCTCCACCCATGCGACGGCATTCCACCACAATGTCTTTTTGCGTAAGCCCCAATACCCCGGCAAGCATTTCCTGAACATGATGCGGGTGCTGGGTGGAGCTGTACACCAACAGGTCGCCGTTTTCCTTAGGCTGGGCGAAGGCAATTTGCCCTTCCAGATAAAAATGTTCTTGCCCGCCGAGTTGAAACTGGCCTTGCAAGGTGTGGGGGGCGTGCTGCAAAGCTGTCTCGGCATCACCTCGCTGTAACTGCTTGGGTGGCATCACCTGATGCCCCGCTGCCACCGCTTGGCGGATGTCGAGATTGTGTGCAAGCACGGCGTAATCAATGTCCGCCAGCAAGACCGCACGGCGGGCAGCTTCCACCGACACCGCCGCCACCGCAAACAGCGACTGACCAATGTATTCCACCCGTTCCACCGCGAACACCGACTCATCGGCAAACAGCCCACCCATGTGGTTGACACCGGGAATATCGGCAGCAGTAATGACCGCCACCACGCCGGGGGCTTGGCGTACCCTGTCCAAATCTACCCGGCGTAATTCGGCATGAGCTTGGGTACTCATGCCAACGGCGGCATACAGGGTATCTTTGGGTTCTGGCAAATCATCAATGTAACGGGCTTCCCCGCTGACATGCAGGTGAGCACTTTCATGGCGAATACTGTGACCGACGCTACTGTTCATACGCACACCTCGCGACGGGTAACGCCGGTCTGTACGGCGGGTTCAGCCGTTTGCAGGTAAAACTTCAGCAACAGGTTACGCGCCACCTGCATCCGGTAATGTGCCGATGCTCGCAGGTCACTGAGCGGGGAAAAATCACTCGCCAGCGCTTGCATCGCCTGTTCGACGGAGGCGTTATCCCAAGGCTGGTTACGCAACACGTCTTCCGTGTGGTAAGCGCGGGCGGGAATCGCTGCCATCCCGCCAAAAGCCATGCGAATCTGGCTGACCCTGCCGTTTTCCAGCGCCACACAGAATGCCCCACAAACTGCCGAAATATCCTGCCCGAAGCGTTTGGAAATTTTGTAGCTGCGTAACGCCCGCCCCGCTGACGGCAGCGGAACCCGCACAGCCTGCACAAACTCGCCCGCTTGCAGCGCTGTTTGCTGATAGCCGAGGTAAAACGCCTCCAGCGCCAGTTCGCGGGTTTCATCCCCTTTGCGCAGCACGACATGCGCATCCAGCGCCAGTAACAAGGGCATGGAATCACCAATGGGCGAGCCGTTGGCAACATTGCCCACCAGCGTTCCAGCACTGCGAATCGGCAAGGAAGCAAAGCGGCTATGCAAGTCCTGCAACACTGGGTAATGCTGCACCAAACGTGTGTAAGCATCTTCCAGCAACACCGCTGCGCCGATGTCCAGCCAGCCATCCTGCTCGGTGAGGGTGGTCAGTTCCGCGATATTGCCGAGGTATACCAGCGTCGCAATGTCACGGTGCTGCTTGCTGACCCACAAACCGACATCGGTTCCGCCCGCCAGCAAAACCGCATCCGGGTAAGCCGCCAAGTACCCGGCGAGTTCCACCAATGTTTTCGGGGCAAAAAAGCGTTGTTGCCCGTGCGCCAGTGCCACACTGCGGGGGTCGGCTGCCAGCGCCTGCAATTGCTGGATCAGTACATCCTGCCCCACCGGATTGCCGGCGGGTGCGGTCAGCGCACTTATTTCGGGCGAGGGAACGGCTTGGGCGTAGTCATACATCACCAAACCCGCCTCAATAATCGGACGATAGCCAGTACAACGGCATAAGTTACCGGACAGGGCGGTGGTAAGCTGTTCCCGGCTGGCACTGGCATGATTCTTGTAAAAGGCAAACAGGGACATGACGAAGCCCGGCGTACAGAAACCGCATTGCGAAGCATGGCAATCGACCAGCGCCTGCTGTACCGGGTGCAGTTCGCCCGGCGCCGGACGCAGGCTTTCCACCGTGTACAATTGCTTGCCATCAAGCAGCGGTAGAAACTGGATACAGGCATTAACCGGGCGGTAGCGTAACTGCCCCCGATGCAGGTCGGCGATGACCACGGTACACGCACCGCAGTCACCTTCCGCACAGCCTTCCTTGCTGCCTTTACGGCCGAGGTGGTCACGCAGGAAATTCAGCACAGTGGTCGTCGGGCTAATGCCTTGTACCGTGATTTCCTCCTGATCGAGCCGGAAGGTAATGCTTGAACGTACTGCTGTTTCACTCATGAACGTGTTTCCTGACAAAAGCTGTCTGATTGGTCAGGAAATATTACTGCAAAATGCTTGCCAACCACTCATCAGGAAACTGCCATTATGAAATCTAGCCGTTGCAAAGCCTTTCGCAGTGCCATCCTGCATTTGTTGGGCGACCCCGGCCACGACTTCCCCCCGCAGCAACAGGTCGAATACCTGGAAGACGGAGTGCTGGTGGTGGAAAACGGGCATATCACCCAGATCGGATCGGCTGACAGCTTGCTTGGGCAGTTACCGGCGGATTGTGAGCTGGAAACCTTCCCCGATCAGTTGATTATTCCGGGGCTGATTGACACTCACATCCACTACCCGCAAACCGACATGATTGCCGCTTACGGTGAACAATTGCTGGAATGGCTGGAAACCTATACCTTTCCGACGGAAAAGCAGTTCAGCGACTCCGCGCTTGCCCGTGAGGTCGCCGATTTCTTTCTGGATGAGCTGTTACGCAATGGCACGACCACTGCGTTGGTCTTCGGCACGGTACACCCCGCATCGGTCGAAGCGTTTTTCAGCGCTGCCGAAGCTCGCAAACTGCGCATGATTGCAGGCAAGGTGATGATGGACAGAAACTGCCCCAGCGACTTACAGGACACACCAGAGAGCAGCTATCAGGAAAGCAAGGCACTGATTGAAAAGTGGCACAAACGCGGTCGCTTGCTGTACGCAGTCACACCCCGTTTCGCACCCACTTCCAGCTCGGAGCAACTGACCAAAGCGGGGCAATTGCTGCGCGAATACCCGGATACCTACCTGCACACCCACGTTGCCGAAAACCCGGCGGAAGTTGCGTGGGTACGCGAACTGTTCCCCACCAGCCGCAGCTATCTGGATGTGTACCAGCAACACGGCCTGCTGCAACCGCGCAGCGTGCTGGCGCATTGCCTGCATCTGGATGACACCGACAAGCAATGCATGGCGGAAAGCGGCGCGGCAGCAGCCTTTTGCCCCAGTTCCAACCTGTTTATTGGTAGCGGCCTGTTCGACCTGCACGCTGCCAAAACTTGGGGAATGAGGGTGGGATTGGGAACGGATGTCGGCGCGGGAACCAGCTTCAGCCTGTTGCAAACCTTTGCCGATGCTTACAAGACCACGCAATTACTCGGTAATAAACTCTCGCCGTATCAAGGGCTTTATCTAGCCACCTTGGGCGGGGCAGAAGCCCTGTATCTGGATGACAAAATCGGCAATCTTGTACCCGGCAAGGAAGCCGACTTTGTGGTGCTGAATTTTCGCGGAACCCCGCTGCTGGAACGGCGCTTGCAACACTGCCACAGCATTCACGACAAGCTGTTTGCCCTGATGATGCTCGGTGATGACCGCTCGGTAGCCGCGACCTATATACTCGGCGAACGCTGCAAATAAACCGCTTCGGTGAAACGGTATTCGTCACAATTAGCGCCGTGCCCGCCGCTGCGGTCGATGCAGATAAAGTCCCTAACCTCATCCAGACTAAACTGGTAATGATGCCAAACACCCCGGTGGTAATTCACCCCTTGTTCCGCCCCCACCTCAAACAAGCGCAGTTGCGCCAGTTGCGGCTGTTCCCCCGCTGGTGCAACCAGTATCAGGAAAGGCTTGCGTTGCATCGCAATGAACGCCTGACTACTGAGCGGATGACGCTCCATCACCTCCACCCGCAGCGGAAATTGCGCGGGTTGGGAACGGAAAATGCTGACGGTTGGCTTGCCCGCATTTTCCAGCACATCCAATGCTGCAAGGTCATGGTAGCGCTCTGTCCTGCCGTAATTGATGGCGTAATGATTGCACCCATCAGCGACTTCAATCACATCACCAAACGGCGCGAAAGCCGCCGCACTCAAAGGTTCAGGGGTAAGAATCAGGCTCATGGTTTACTCCCTCCTGATATGCCCGAAGGCACGCAGGCGACTAACCCCCCCA from Thiothrix litoralis encodes the following:
- the xdhA gene encoding xanthine dehydrogenase small subunit, which codes for MSETAVRSSITFRLDQEEITVQGISPTTTVLNFLRDHLGRKGSKEGCAEGDCGACTVVIADLHRGQLRYRPVNACIQFLPLLDGKQLYTVESLRPAPGELHPVQQALVDCHASQCGFCTPGFVMSLFAFYKNHASASREQLTTALSGNLCRCTGYRPIIEAGLVMYDYAQAVPSPEISALTAPAGNPVGQDVLIQQLQALAADPRSVALAHGQQRFFAPKTLVELAGYLAAYPDAVLLAGGTDVGLWVSKQHRDIATLVYLGNIAELTTLTEQDGWLDIGAAVLLEDAYTRLVQHYPVLQDLHSRFASLPIRSAGTLVGNVANGSPIGDSMPLLLALDAHVVLRKGDETRELALEAFYLGYQQTALQAGEFVQAVRVPLPSAGRALRSYKISKRFGQDISAVCGAFCVALENGRVSQIRMAFGGMAAIPARAYHTEDVLRNQPWDNASVEQAMQALASDFSPLSDLRASAHYRMQVARNLLLKFYLQTAEPAVQTGVTRREVCV
- the guaD gene encoding guanine deaminase, whose amino-acid sequence is MKSSRCKAFRSAILHLLGDPGHDFPPQQQVEYLEDGVLVVENGHITQIGSADSLLGQLPADCELETFPDQLIIPGLIDTHIHYPQTDMIAAYGEQLLEWLETYTFPTEKQFSDSALAREVADFFLDELLRNGTTTALVFGTVHPASVEAFFSAAEARKLRMIAGKVMMDRNCPSDLQDTPESSYQESKALIEKWHKRGRLLYAVTPRFAPTSSSEQLTKAGQLLREYPDTYLHTHVAENPAEVAWVRELFPTSRSYLDVYQQHGLLQPRSVLAHCLHLDDTDKQCMAESGAAAAFCPSSNLFIGSGLFDLHAAKTWGMRVGLGTDVGAGTSFSLLQTFADAYKTTQLLGNKLSPYQGLYLATLGGAEALYLDDKIGNLVPGKEADFVVLNFRGTPLLERRLQHCHSIHDKLFALMMLGDDRSVAATYILGERCK
- a CDS encoding ureidoglycolate lyase; translation: MSLILTPEPLSAAAFAPFGDVIEVADGCNHYAINYGRTERYHDLAALDVLENAGKPTVSIFRSQPAQFPLRVEVMERHPLSSQAFIAMQRKPFLILVAPAGEQPQLAQLRLFEVGAEQGVNYHRGVWHHYQFSLDEVRDFICIDRSGGHGANCDEYRFTEAVYLQRSPSI